CCTTCACGCCGAGAGTATGCAGGGCAAGAACGGCCTCCATCTTTGCACCCGTAAGCGCTCCCATTCCGGTAATTCCGGAACCTTCCACGTCGCCGAGTGCCTGTAGCATGGCCCCCGCTTTCTCTTTCAGGGAGAGCACCATCTGTTCGCAGGTCTTTTTGCCGAGCCCCTTGATTTTGCCGAGGGCGCTCTTGTTGTCGCTTGCAATCATGTTTAAGAGGTCGGCGGGGGAGCTTCCGCTCAGAATGCGCTGGGCAAGCTTGGGGCCCACACCGTTTACGTCGAGCAGCATGATAAAGGTATCTTTTTCCGTCTTGTCGGCAAATCCGAAAAGCGTCATGGAATCTTCGCGAACCACGAGGTTCGTGTATAACGTGATTTCAGCCCCTTCTTCAGGGAGCTTGCCCGCTGTGAATGCCGAAATGTTGATGCCGTAACCGACACCCGCACATTCTACAACGACAAACGTAGGTGATTTCTGTACCAGAATGCCTCGGACCTGCTCGATCATAACTAATTCCTGAATTGCTCTTTTGTGCTACTGCTCAAAAATACACTTTTTTGTGCGCTCTGTCAAGTCTTTCCGAATAAAAATGTAGAATTTGGGACAAAATGGCAAATTTTTTGCTAATTGGCCTTTTTTTTGTTTATATTCATAGTTATGAATTACAGGCAGATTGATTTAAATGATTGGGAATTGCAAGGGGAAGGGGCCTTTGGCGAGAGCTATTTCTCGAAGACGGATTCGAGCATCATGCTCAAGCTCATAAAGTCAGGAAGAAACAAGGATGACTTTATCACGGAGTATGAAAACTCTCGAAAAATCGCATCTGTTGGCTTCAAGACTCCTGCGGCGATCGAAATGGTCGAAGAACCTCAATCGGGGCGCCTTGGCATTATCTATGAAAAGGTGCAGGAAAAGGTTTCGTTCACAAGGATGATTCACGACAATCCAAGCGACTTGCCGCGCATTGCCCAAATCCATGCCGAAGAAGCGAAAAAATTTCATGGCATAAACTGCGACCCCAGCCAGTTCTTGTGCTATAAAGATTCCATACGCGAGGCGATACCCAGGCTGTTCACGTTCAGAAAGTATAAGGTTATTCTGAAAGCCGCCCTAGAGCTGGTTCCCGATAGCCATGGTTGCCTGCAGTACGACTTCCAGCCGGGCAATATCGTACATTCCAACAAGACCGGTGAAAATTACTGGATTGATATGGGCGATTTCGGGTATGGGCATTACCTGTTTGATATAGCCATTCTGTATATGTTTACCCAAATTCTTTGTAAGAAAAAAGGCTTGCAGCAAATATTCCACATGACAGAACAACAGTTGCGCGACTACTGGGTAGAATTTACGGCAGCCTATTTTGGCAGGGCGATTCAGCCCGACGAAATGTTCGGAAAGAAGATCCGGCTTTACTTAGCCTTGGTGGTCACAATAAAGTACCATATGATCCCTGCGCCGGGACCTATAAAGTATATCATTTTGAACGTGA
Above is a window of uncultured Fibrobacter sp. DNA encoding:
- a CDS encoding TIGR02172 family protein encodes the protein MNYRQIDLNDWELQGEGAFGESYFSKTDSSIMLKLIKSGRNKDDFITEYENSRKIASVGFKTPAAIEMVEEPQSGRLGIIYEKVQEKVSFTRMIHDNPSDLPRIAQIHAEEAKKFHGINCDPSQFLCYKDSIREAIPRLFTFRKYKVILKAALELVPDSHGCLQYDFQPGNIVHSNKTGENYWIDMGDFGYGHYLFDIAILYMFTQILCKKKGLQQIFHMTEQQLRDYWVEFTAAYFGRAIQPDEMFGKKIRLYLALVVTIKYHMIPAPGPIKYIILNVMLKNALKGISLDNVADIMAAVV
- the ruvA gene encoding Holliday junction branch migration protein RuvA; the encoded protein is MIEQVRGILVQKSPTFVVVECAGVGYGINISAFTAGKLPEEGAEITLYTNLVVREDSMTLFGFADKTEKDTFIMLLDVNGVGPKLAQRILSGSSPADLLNMIASDNKSALGKIKGLGKKTCEQMVLSLKEKAGAMLQALGDVEGSGITGMGALTGAKMEAVLALHTLGVKDPAAEKAVMKAAEILGDTADAAALIPEALKYL